One window of Nostoc sp. C052 genomic DNA carries:
- a CDS encoding metallophosphoesterase, with amino-acid sequence MQRRKFIEHVGWTGLGIVWAVGANGLLTACQVGEPNAQKSSTTSPFSFVQISDTHIGFKKPANEHVTDTLQKTIDAINALPTPPAFVIHTGDISHLSKPEEFDQAKQLLSQLKVPLFTLPGEHDTIGDRGKAYEEAFNRKDVKEGLQVWDQAGIHFVSLTNVLDFGATGTGKLGEAQLDLLSKDLANQKQDTPLVVFSHIPLYNLYPKWGWATADSAKLLSLLSPFASVTVLTGHIHQVIEHSEGNIRFHTAAATAYPLPAPGHGDQPAPVKLPENNLLAVLGFRTVEVISGKDTRVDQHALG; translated from the coding sequence ATGCAACGCAGAAAATTTATTGAACACGTGGGCTGGACAGGACTTGGGATTGTGTGGGCTGTTGGTGCAAATGGCTTATTAACTGCCTGTCAGGTGGGAGAACCAAATGCTCAAAAATCATCCACGACTTCACCGTTTTCCTTCGTTCAAATTAGCGATACGCACATCGGTTTTAAAAAACCTGCGAATGAACATGTCACCGATACGCTTCAGAAAACGATCGATGCAATCAATGCCTTACCCACCCCACCCGCCTTTGTCATTCACACCGGAGACATCTCCCATTTATCTAAACCAGAAGAATTCGATCAGGCGAAACAACTGCTTTCCCAATTGAAAGTCCCACTGTTTACTCTACCAGGGGAACACGATACGATTGGCGATCGCGGCAAAGCCTATGAGGAAGCCTTTAACCGAAAGGATGTCAAAGAGGGTTTACAGGTTTGGGATCAGGCGGGAATACACTTTGTTTCTTTGACCAATGTGCTGGACTTTGGGGCAACCGGCACAGGCAAACTAGGTGAGGCGCAATTGGACTTGCTCTCCAAAGATTTGGCAAACCAGAAACAGGATACGCCTCTAGTTGTTTTCAGCCATATTCCTCTATATAACCTTTATCCCAAATGGGGATGGGCAACTGCTGATTCTGCTAAGTTGCTTTCACTGCTATCTCCCTTTGCATCGGTAACAGTGTTAACGGGGCACATCCATCAAGTGATTGAGCATAGCGAAGGCAATATTCGCTTCCACACCGCTGCGGCGACTGCTTATCCCCTCCCCGCTCCAGGTCACGGCGATCAACCTGCTCCCGTCAAACTCCCTGAAAATAATCTGTTGGCGGTGCTTGGATTCCGCACAGTTGAGGTAATTTCCGGGAAGGATACTAGAGTTGACCAACATGCTTTAGGGTAG
- a CDS encoding NAD(P)/FAD-dependent oxidoreductase, with product MAKSALMGSLQRAYKIARASIKTGIPADEIVDILKQKTTRRRLLYGGLGLASALATATWHNGRDSMAFGTIPKVLVVGAGIAGLTAAYRLRQAGVPVDIVEARNRVGGRMRSLANAAGTNVTVELGGEFIDTDHTKLRSLALELGLTIVDILATDQGLVPETWYFQGRKIPELEIISYFIPLARKIDEDLVAIGDGDVTYRSYNQAAFALDNTSIAEYLEQAQINPILQEMLYISYTTEYGREAAEQSCLNLLFLIGTNTDTFSLYGESDERYTIRGGNDQVPRLLANYLANVIQTETELEAICTRPDGRYRVSLKSGYKTFDRTYERILLTLPFTTLRLVKLDVNLPAFKKKAIAELGYGTNAKLITAYQQKLWRTKYNSTAATFTDTGFQNTWEASRYQKSPKGLVTDFTGGKHGLSLGKGSAESQAQIFLPQLDRIFPGIKNLRQGEAIRAYWPGEQYTRASYACYLVGQWTSIAGAEQKRIGNLFFAGEHCSLSYQGYMEGGCATGEVAAQRILKDLGLRNISAQQKKPINTNQLNRRHPRVPRDERFSDDYTQE from the coding sequence ATGGCTAAGTCTGCACTCATGGGATCTTTGCAACGTGCTTATAAAATTGCGAGAGCATCGATAAAAACTGGCATTCCCGCAGATGAGATAGTTGACATTTTAAAACAAAAAACCACTCGTCGCCGCTTACTGTATGGGGGTTTGGGATTAGCAAGCGCATTAGCTACAGCTACTTGGCATAATGGACGGGATTCTATGGCTTTTGGCACGATTCCCAAGGTGCTAGTAGTGGGTGCGGGAATTGCTGGCTTGACTGCTGCCTACCGTTTACGTCAAGCTGGGGTTCCTGTAGACATTGTTGAGGCAAGGAATCGCGTTGGTGGTCGAATGCGTAGTTTAGCCAACGCCGCAGGTACTAACGTGACTGTGGAACTAGGTGGAGAATTTATTGATACAGATCATACTAAATTGCGATCGCTAGCTCTTGAACTTGGTTTAACAATAGTCGATATACTCGCCACCGATCAGGGATTAGTGCCAGAAACATGGTATTTTCAAGGACGCAAAATTCCCGAACTAGAAATTATTAGTTACTTCATTCCTTTAGCACGTAAAATTGACGAGGATTTAGTTGCAATTGGCGATGGAGATGTAACTTATCGCTCTTACAATCAGGCAGCTTTCGCTCTAGATAATACTTCTATTGCAGAGTATTTAGAGCAAGCACAAATTAATCCCATTCTGCAAGAAATGCTGTATATTTCTTATACTACCGAGTATGGCCGAGAAGCAGCAGAACAATCTTGTTTAAATCTACTATTTTTAATTGGTACCAACACTGATACATTCTCACTCTACGGTGAAAGCGATGAACGTTATACCATTCGTGGCGGTAACGACCAAGTACCGCGTCTGCTAGCGAATTACTTAGCAAATGTTATACAAACTGAAACAGAATTAGAAGCTATCTGTACCCGTCCTGATGGACGCTATCGAGTTAGTTTAAAGTCTGGCTATAAAACCTTCGATCGTACTTATGAAAGAATCTTGCTGACATTGCCCTTTACTACTTTGCGTTTAGTGAAGTTGGATGTGAATTTACCAGCATTTAAAAAGAAAGCGATCGCAGAATTAGGATATGGTACAAATGCCAAGTTAATTACAGCCTATCAACAAAAATTGTGGCGCACTAAATATAACTCAACAGCAGCAACATTTACTGATACAGGCTTTCAAAACACCTGGGAAGCCAGTCGCTACCAAAAAAGCCCCAAAGGTCTGGTTACTGACTTTACTGGTGGTAAACATGGTTTATCTTTAGGCAAAGGTTCAGCTGAATCTCAAGCCCAAATATTTTTACCACAGTTAGATCGGATTTTCCCCGGAATTAAAAACCTCCGTCAAGGTGAAGCCATTCGCGCCTATTGGCCTGGAGAACAATATACACGAGCCTCCTATGCTTGCTATTTAGTCGGACAATGGACAAGCATCGCTGGAGCAGAACAAAAGCGTATAGGTAATCTATTTTTTGCCGGCGAACACTGTTCTCTGTCCTACCAAGGGTATATGGAAGGTGGTTGTGCAACAGGTGAAGTTGCAGCTCAAAGAATCCTTAAAGATTTAGGTTTGCGAAATATCTCTGCTCAACAGAAAAAACCAATTAATACCAATCAACTAAATCGCCGTCATCCCAGGGTTCCAAGGGACGAACGTTTTTCTGACGACTACACTCAAGAGTAA
- a CDS encoding class I SAM-dependent methyltransferase, producing MNIQEAFNSAAVDYDNLRRILIPCFDDFYKTAVEIISGDDTAPLKVLDLGAGTGLYSGMLQSVFPNAEFTLLDLAPEMLEKAKFRFNQMGKSPKILIGDYVDTNLGDSYHIVISALSIHHLSDVDKKLLYQRIYDVLNPGGIFVNADQVLGKTPDLEKLYRQHWLDSVRAKNISEQDLKAAQKRMEYDHMASLDIQLTWLEAAGFQNVDCWYKNFSFAVFGGYRPTI from the coding sequence ATGAATATTCAAGAAGCATTTAATTCCGCCGCAGTAGATTACGATAACTTACGTCGTATTTTAATTCCCTGTTTTGATGACTTTTACAAAACAGCCGTTGAAATTATCTCAGGTGACGACACCGCACCGCTGAAGGTTCTAGATTTAGGTGCTGGTACTGGACTTTACTCAGGGATGCTTCAGTCCGTATTTCCGAATGCAGAGTTTACCTTACTAGACTTAGCCCCTGAGATGTTAGAGAAAGCTAAGTTTAGATTTAATCAAATGGGTAAATCTCCCAAAATATTAATTGGTGATTACGTTGACACTAATTTAGGTGATTCATATCATATTGTAATTTCTGCCTTATCAATTCATCATCTGTCAGATGTTGATAAAAAACTTCTTTATCAACGGATTTATGATGTTCTCAATCCTGGAGGGATATTTGTCAACGCCGATCAGGTTCTTGGCAAAACGCCTGATTTAGAAAAACTTTATCGTCAACACTGGTTAGATTCTGTCCGCGCCAAGAATATCTCAGAGCAGGATCTCAAAGCGGCACAAAAACGTATGGAATACGATCACATGGCAAGCCTTGATATTCAACTTACCTGGCTAGAAGCGGCTGGATTTCAAAATGTGGATTGCTGGTACAAAAATTTTAGCTTTGCTGTTTTTGGTGGTTATCGCCCAACTATTTAA
- a CDS encoding low molecular weight protein tyrosine phosphatase family protein, with translation MKKLLFICSQNKLRSPTAEAVFSEYEGLETDSAGLDHYAEVPLSTEAIQWADIIFVMEKSHKNKLSKNFQPLLKDKRVICLDIPDDYEYMEPALIELLKQKVLPLLKIRQ, from the coding sequence ATGAAAAAACTATTATTTATCTGTAGCCAGAATAAATTGCGAAGCCCCACAGCCGAGGCTGTGTTTTCTGAATATGAAGGACTTGAAACTGACTCCGCAGGCTTAGACCATTATGCTGAAGTACCATTATCAACAGAGGCTATTCAATGGGCTGACATTATCTTTGTGATGGAAAAATCTCATAAAAATAAGCTCTCGAAAAATTTTCAGCCTTTGCTTAAAGATAAAAGAGTTATATGTTTAGATATCCCAGACGACTATGAATATATGGAACCAGCTTTAATTGAGTTATTAAAACAAAAAGTTTTACCCCTGTTAAAAATTAGACAATGA
- a CDS encoding U32 family peptidase produces MKSDIFDGLRLRSPSSLSLQRPELLAPAGNWDCAKAAVENGADAIYFGLDRFNARMRAQNFTEADLPQLMTFLHRRGVKGYVTVNTLIFPKELAEAQQYLRTIIAAGVDAVIIQDVGICRLIRHLSPDFPIHASTQMTITSAAGVEFAKSLGCQLVVLARECSLQEINKIQQQIAQQQTSLPLEVFVHGALCVAYSGQCLTSEALGGRSANRGECAQACRMPYDLIADGEVVNLKERKYLLSPQDLAGLDVLPDLVKSGVTCLKIEGRLKAPEYVANVTRVYRQALDEVMTELERPNPLTPFPAREGGIKAPLSVSERGWGRGQSNQEHYNLEMAFSRGLYTGWFGGINNQELVHARFGKKRGVYLGEVTRIHNEQVTVKLEAPLKPGDGIVFDCGHPEAKEEGGRVYAVVSKGKETMLTFGRNDLNLRRVHIGDRIWKTSDPELDKQLRQSFAGDNPQFQRPIDLEIYGEVGQALIAIARDQLGNIVQIESAISLAEAHTKPLDTDRLQEQFGRLGNTPFCLGTLTNHLNGAIMLPVSELNRMRREIVAQLEELRSQPKRWQLHSHVSFQDLLPSSSPTSPTSSSLIVLVRNLKQLQAALKAGVETLYCEFEDPRAYREAVQLVRQPRQQFPLPTIWVAPPRITKPGENWILQQVRACEADGYLIRNYDQLQFFAADRCIGDFSLNVANPLTADYFQQRFGLERLTASYDLNITQLQDLLTSCPPQWFEVTIHQHIPMFHMEHCVFCAFLSTGTDYTNCGRPCEKQEVKLKDRVGTEHVLKADVGCRNTVFNGTAQTGAEYVQRLIELGLRHFRIEFVNETPEQVSQTIHRYRQLLQGEITGSQLWRELKLQNQLGVTRGPMGVSALRS; encoded by the coding sequence ATGAAAAGCGATATCTTCGATGGGCTACGCCTACGCTCCCCTTCCTCACTCTCCCTTCAACGTCCTGAACTACTTGCACCAGCAGGTAACTGGGACTGTGCTAAAGCTGCTGTGGAAAATGGAGCAGATGCGATTTACTTCGGTTTGGATCGGTTTAACGCCAGAATGCGGGCACAAAATTTTACTGAGGCAGACTTACCCCAATTGATGACATTCTTGCACCGCCGGGGCGTAAAGGGTTATGTCACTGTCAACACACTAATATTTCCCAAAGAACTAGCAGAAGCGCAGCAATATCTCCGCACAATTATTGCCGCAGGTGTGGATGCAGTGATTATCCAGGATGTGGGTATATGTCGTCTCATCCGTCACCTGTCACCCGATTTTCCCATCCATGCTTCAACCCAAATGACCATCACCAGTGCGGCTGGGGTGGAATTTGCCAAGTCCCTCGGCTGTCAATTGGTGGTGCTAGCGCGTGAATGTTCTCTTCAGGAAATCAATAAAATTCAGCAGCAGATTGCCCAACAGCAAACTTCGCTGCCCTTGGAAGTCTTTGTTCACGGTGCTTTGTGCGTGGCATATTCCGGTCAGTGTTTGACTAGCGAGGCTTTAGGCGGACGTTCTGCTAACCGAGGTGAATGTGCCCAAGCTTGCCGAATGCCCTACGATTTAATCGCTGATGGGGAAGTTGTCAATTTAAAAGAACGCAAATATTTACTCAGTCCTCAAGACTTAGCAGGGTTAGATGTTTTGCCCGATTTGGTGAAATCAGGAGTAACTTGTCTCAAAATTGAAGGTCGCCTGAAAGCTCCAGAGTATGTTGCTAATGTCACCCGTGTTTATCGGCAAGCCTTGGATGAAGTGATGACGGAATTGGAAAGACCTAACCCCCTAACCCCTTTCCCTGCAAGGGAAGGGGGAATAAAAGCTCCCCTCTCCGTTTCGGAGAGGGGCTGGGGGAGAGGTCAATCAAATCAAGAACACTACAACTTAGAAATGGCATTTTCTCGCGGACTCTACACGGGTTGGTTTGGCGGGATTAATAATCAGGAATTAGTTCACGCCCGCTTTGGTAAAAAGCGTGGGGTTTATTTAGGTGAAGTTACCCGCATTCACAACGAACAAGTAACAGTCAAATTGGAAGCGCCTCTAAAACCAGGGGATGGAATTGTGTTTGACTGCGGTCATCCAGAGGCGAAGGAAGAAGGCGGCCGGGTTTATGCTGTGGTGTCCAAAGGTAAAGAAACCATGCTGACATTTGGGCGAAATGACTTGAACTTGCGTCGAGTGCATATAGGCGATCGCATTTGGAAAACCAGCGATCCAGAATTAGATAAGCAACTGCGTCAAAGTTTTGCTGGCGATAACCCCCAATTTCAGCGTCCGATTGACTTGGAGATTTATGGAGAAGTTGGTCAGGCGTTGATTGCGATCGCCCGCGATCAACTCGGTAATATTGTCCAAATTGAGTCTGCAATTTCACTCGCGGAGGCACACACTAAACCCCTAGATACAGACCGTTTACAAGAACAATTTGGTCGTTTAGGTAACACCCCTTTCTGTTTGGGAACCCTAACCAACCACCTCAACGGTGCGATTATGCTACCCGTCAGTGAGTTAAACCGGATGCGGCGAGAAATAGTTGCACAGTTGGAAGAATTGCGGAGTCAACCCAAACGCTGGCAATTACATTCTCATGTCTCTTTCCAAGACTTACTCCCCTCCTCATCCCCCACATCTCCCACATCCTCCTCACTCATCGTCTTAGTACGAAACCTCAAGCAGCTTCAAGCCGCCCTCAAAGCTGGTGTTGAAACACTCTACTGTGAATTTGAAGATCCCCGCGCCTACCGAGAAGCAGTACAACTAGTACGTCAACCCAGACAACAATTCCCACTCCCCACTATCTGGGTTGCACCACCCCGAATTACTAAACCTGGGGAAAATTGGATTTTGCAGCAAGTACGTGCTTGTGAAGCAGATGGCTATTTGATACGGAACTATGACCAACTACAATTTTTTGCCGCAGACCGTTGTATTGGAGATTTCTCACTCAACGTTGCTAATCCCTTAACAGCAGATTACTTTCAGCAACGCTTTGGTTTAGAACGGCTGACGGCATCTTATGACCTGAATATTACCCAACTGCAAGACCTGCTCACCAGTTGCCCTCCCCAGTGGTTTGAGGTGACAATCCATCAGCATATACCGATGTTTCACATGGAGCATTGTGTTTTTTGTGCCTTTCTATCAACGGGTACAGATTATACCAACTGTGGACGACCTTGTGAAAAGCAGGAAGTGAAATTAAAAGACCGTGTGGGGACTGAACACGTTCTCAAAGCAGATGTAGGTTGCCGCAATACTGTATTTAACGGCACTGCTCAAACGGGAGCCGAGTACGTACAACGTCTGATAGAACTGGGATTACGTCACTTCCGCATTGAGTTTGTAAATGAGACACCAGAGCAAGTGAGTCAAACAATACATCGCTACCGTCAACTACTGCAAGGTGAAATTACAGGTTCCCAACTCTGGCGAGAGTTGAAGTTGCAAAATCAATTAGGCGTAACTCGTGGACCTATGGGAGTGTCTGCATTGCGGTCATAA
- a CDS encoding alkaline phosphatase family protein: protein MQLKLFKWAILPVAFVAASLLSVHAVVAEKGESVGRFEKGEKFEQDERGRRIKHIFVIDMENHNFTQPSSDTSAPHQIFGNPAAPYQNSLITPGNQNAAQVSWAGAYHNVLATPSGNNPSIHPSEPNYIWQEAGDNFGVLNDNDPYKNPGGTNQNTTLHLSALLEKAGISWKSYQEDIDLAKNANGLLTNTVLPQNQWTVPLTSFSGTSPDYTNPYNGSHQYNFATKHDGHLFFTDTNGGNDPTPANPLAFKYAPLQQLKEDLAHNKVATYTLITPDQFNDSHTALTNGFDYHGVHYTGDQSAIAQGDNFLATIIPEIMRSDAYKDDGAIVIWWDETEGTNQNDFSHTLEEIVISPLAKGNAYESFVNYTHSSDLKSWEELFGVYAPGGGFLGDANSPDTNDLSDLFKRGALTSKERREWTNKHD from the coding sequence ATGCAACTAAAGTTATTTAAGTGGGCGATTCTTCCCGTTGCGTTTGTGGCTGCGAGCCTCCTAAGCGTACACGCGGTAGTAGCGGAAAAGGGTGAAAGCGTTGGAAGGTTCGAGAAGGGCGAAAAGTTTGAACAGGATGAAAGAGGCAGAAGGATCAAACATATCTTTGTCATAGATATGGAGAACCACAACTTCACGCAACCCAGCAGCGATACAAGTGCGCCCCACCAGATATTCGGCAATCCCGCAGCGCCCTATCAGAATAGCCTCATTACCCCCGGAAATCAGAATGCCGCTCAGGTTTCCTGGGCTGGTGCTTACCATAACGTTCTAGCTACACCATCCGGCAATAATCCGAGCATCCACCCGTCCGAGCCAAACTATATTTGGCAAGAAGCCGGCGATAACTTCGGCGTGTTGAACGATAATGATCCTTACAAAAATCCTGGTGGCACTAACCAGAATACGACACTCCATCTCAGTGCTTTACTTGAAAAAGCTGGTATCTCTTGGAAATCCTACCAGGAAGACATTGACCTGGCAAAAAATGCTAATGGTTTGCTTACCAACACGGTTCTACCTCAAAACCAATGGACTGTCCCTCTGACCAGCTTCAGTGGTACATCACCTGATTACACTAACCCCTACAACGGTAGCCATCAATATAATTTCGCTACTAAACACGATGGTCATCTGTTTTTCACTGATACCAACGGCGGTAATGACCCAACACCAGCAAATCCTCTAGCATTTAAATATGCACCATTGCAACAATTAAAGGAAGACCTGGCTCATAATAAGGTTGCTACTTACACCCTGATTACACCAGACCAATTCAACGATTCACACACGGCGTTGACTAATGGCTTTGATTATCATGGGGTGCATTACACAGGCGATCAGTCCGCAATTGCCCAGGGTGACAATTTTCTTGCCACGATCATTCCAGAGATCATGCGCTCCGATGCTTACAAGGATGATGGTGCGATCGTGATCTGGTGGGATGAGACTGAAGGTACTAACCAGAACGACTTCAGCCACACCCTGGAGGAAATCGTGATCTCACCTCTGGCCAAAGGCAACGCCTATGAAAGCTTCGTAAATTACACTCATTCGTCTGACCTGAAAAGTTGGGAGGAACTATTCGGTGTATACGCACCAGGCGGCGGATTTTTGGGTGATGCAAACTCACCGGACACCAACGACCTCTCGGATCTCTTTAAGAGGGGTGCACTCACCTCGAAGGAGCGGAGAGAATGGACAAATAAACACGATTAA
- a CDS encoding LysR family transcriptional regulator has translation MELRHLRYFVTLAEELHFGKAAERLHIAQPPLSQQIRQLEQELGFELFYRTKRNVRLTEAGQVFLGEVQQIMRQLQQAIQVGQQTSRGEIGQLVVGFVSSAAYNILPTILRTFRSQVPGVSIELHELTTDQQLEWLREGRMDVGFLRPPVEDNKFSCETIFQEPLMVALPEAHLLANQSDICWRSLANEPFILFPRILAPGLYDLIISLCQQAGFSPKVVQEAIQMQTIVSLVAAEMGIAIVPASLQNLQRIGVVYKTLQEPSPKVAFVADIGVAITMIWRKNETSPTVLRLVEIVKQTAQQW, from the coding sequence ATGGAACTAAGACACCTGCGCTACTTTGTCACCTTGGCAGAGGAACTACACTTTGGAAAGGCAGCAGAACGATTACATATTGCTCAACCTCCCCTAAGTCAACAAATTCGTCAGCTAGAGCAGGAATTGGGTTTTGAACTGTTTTACCGCACGAAACGAAATGTACGGTTAACAGAAGCGGGGCAAGTATTTCTGGGTGAAGTTCAGCAAATTATGAGGCAATTACAACAGGCAATCCAAGTCGGGCAGCAAACAAGTCGGGGCGAAATTGGACAATTGGTGGTTGGCTTTGTCAGTTCGGCGGCGTATAACATTTTGCCAACGATCCTGCGAACTTTTCGTAGTCAGGTTCCTGGTGTAAGCATCGAGTTGCATGAACTGACTACAGATCAACAGTTAGAGTGGTTACGAGAAGGTCGAATGGATGTAGGATTTCTGCGTCCACCTGTGGAAGACAATAAATTTAGTTGCGAAACAATTTTTCAAGAGCCTCTGATGGTGGCATTACCTGAAGCACATTTGTTAGCGAATCAATCTGATATTTGTTGGCGATCGCTAGCCAATGAACCGTTTATTTTATTTCCCAGGATATTAGCACCAGGGCTTTATGACTTAATTATCAGTCTGTGTCAGCAAGCAGGCTTTAGTCCCAAGGTTGTTCAAGAAGCCATTCAGATGCAGACGATTGTTAGTTTGGTAGCAGCCGAGATGGGTATTGCGATCGTGCCAGCATCTTTGCAAAATCTGCAACGCATTGGCGTAGTTTATAAAACATTACAAGAACCTAGCCCAAAAGTAGCGTTCGTTGCAGACATTGGCGTAGCGATCACGATGATTTGGCGAAAAAACGAGACATCCCCAACCGTGCTGAGGCTTGTGGAGATAGTTAAACAAACTGCCCAGCAGTGGTGA
- a CDS encoding trans-aconitate 2-methyltransferase, whose protein sequence is MNNLSIANNNWDTSLYEDKHTFVWQYGEDLLKLLNPKPGESILDLGCGTGQLTDKIAQAGAEVWGIDSAPAMIEKVRENYPHIRFDVADATNFQVEQPFDAVFSNAVLHWVKEADSALASIHQALKPGGRFVAEFGGKGNVQAIVTALYSALESIGIPQTQVENPWYYPSISEYTTLLEQQGFDAIYAILFPRPTPLADGEAGIANWIKMFAGSFLAGLSPEQQIKIIPVIEEYLKPTLYQQGIWTADYRRIRIVAVKL, encoded by the coding sequence ATGAACAATCTATCGATCGCTAATAATAATTGGGACACTTCCCTTTACGAAGATAAACACACCTTTGTCTGGCAGTATGGTGAAGACTTACTCAAACTCCTTAACCCCAAACCAGGAGAATCCATTTTGGATCTGGGCTGTGGTACTGGACAACTCACAGATAAAATTGCCCAAGCGGGGGCTGAAGTCTGGGGAATTGATAGCGCACCTGCGATGATTGAAAAGGTAAGAGAAAACTATCCCCATATCCGCTTTGATGTTGCGGATGCGACAAATTTTCAAGTTGAACAGCCCTTTGATGCGGTGTTTTCTAACGCTGTATTACATTGGGTGAAAGAAGCAGATAGCGCGCTCGCTTCCATACATCAAGCACTAAAACCCGGAGGGCGTTTTGTCGCAGAATTTGGTGGTAAGGGAAATGTGCAAGCGATCGTCACAGCCTTATACAGCGCTTTAGAATCCATTGGTATCCCCCAAACACAAGTAGAGAATCCTTGGTATTACCCCAGTATCAGTGAGTACACAACTCTACTAGAACAACAAGGCTTTGATGCCATTTATGCTATCCTCTTTCCTCGTCCCACTCCTTTAGCAGACGGAGAAGCTGGCATCGCAAACTGGATTAAAATGTTCGCTGGCTCTTTCTTAGCTGGACTTTCACCTGAGCAACAAATAAAAATAATTCCCGTCATTGAGGAATATCTGAAGCCAACACTATATCAACAAGGAATTTGGACAGCAGATTATCGAAGAATTCGCATCGTTGCCGTTAAACTTTAA
- a CDS encoding extracellular solute-binding protein, whose translation MDRRSFLLGTSTLALSQLLFGCSGNKQTQLKVQLLKGSIPGQVVNQFHKGLQQQVQLKFAPVEQIQDLFQQLQSWQQKPKTSDEEGWSRFIPFRQGQKTPEADLVTLGDYWLKAAIEQKLIQPLQEVQGNQLKQWSTLDEKWKKLVTRNDQGNLDTQGKVWGAPYRWGSTVIIYNRDKFQKLGWAPKDWSDLWRDGMQQRISLLNQPREVIGLVLKKLGKSYNTENLDQVPDLEKELQTLNQQVKFYSSNHYLEPLIMEDTWLAVGWSSDVLPVLARYPQLAAVIPQSGTAMWTDLWVRPAGIAKGTLSDQWIDFCWQPSTAKQISVLTKTNSPISTNITASDIQEPLWSLLESDRNVFDKSEFLLPLPPSAIKQYESLFAKIKV comes from the coding sequence ATGGATCGACGGTCTTTTTTGCTAGGTACAAGCACATTGGCACTTTCACAACTGCTTTTTGGCTGTAGTGGAAACAAGCAGACGCAACTAAAAGTACAGTTATTAAAAGGTTCTATACCTGGTCAGGTGGTGAATCAGTTCCACAAAGGTTTGCAGCAACAGGTGCAGTTAAAGTTTGCTCCTGTTGAGCAGATACAGGATTTATTTCAGCAGTTACAAAGTTGGCAGCAAAAACCCAAGACCAGCGATGAGGAGGGATGGAGTCGCTTTATACCCTTTAGGCAAGGTCAAAAAACACCTGAGGCAGACCTAGTAACATTAGGAGATTACTGGTTAAAAGCAGCTATTGAGCAGAAATTGATTCAACCACTCCAAGAAGTACAGGGAAACCAATTAAAACAGTGGTCTACTTTAGATGAAAAGTGGAAGAAATTAGTAACGCGAAACGACCAAGGTAATTTGGATACTCAAGGGAAGGTGTGGGGTGCGCCTTATAGATGGGGTAGTACGGTGATTATTTATAACCGTGACAAGTTCCAAAAGTTGGGATGGGCACCCAAAGATTGGAGTGATTTATGGCGAGACGGTATGCAGCAGCGCATTTCCCTACTCAATCAACCACGAGAAGTTATTGGCTTGGTCTTAAAGAAGCTCGGAAAATCTTATAATACAGAAAATCTTGACCAAGTACCAGACTTGGAAAAGGAATTACAGACATTAAATCAACAAGTAAAGTTCTACAGTTCCAATCACTACTTGGAACCTCTAATTATGGAAGATACTTGGCTAGCGGTTGGTTGGTCAAGCGATGTGCTGCCAGTTTTGGCACGTTACCCGCAACTTGCCGCTGTGATCCCCCAGTCAGGAACAGCAATGTGGACAGATTTATGGGTACGTCCAGCAGGGATTGCTAAAGGTACTTTATCAGATCAATGGATTGATTTTTGTTGGCAACCAAGTACAGCTAAACAAATTTCGGTGCTGACTAAAACTAATTCGCCAATTTCTACAAATATTACCGCTTCCGATATTCAAGAACCATTATGGAGTTTGTTAGAGAGCGATCGCAACGTTTTCGATAAAAGTGAATTTTTACTTCCCTTACCACCATCAGCAATAAAACAATACGAGTCTTTATTCGCCAAAATTAAAGTTTAA